Part of the Zingiber officinale cultivar Zhangliang chromosome 6A, Zo_v1.1, whole genome shotgun sequence genome, agtcaagtaagaatgataataccatcggctagatcttgacgcgtatgaatggtaaggtaatctaaagcaccacagtatgttctgaatcaaggtggtcccgcaaggttacaccaactacagacttctattgagggaccttcaataagtcaagggagattggaagctccaccaacgtctaaggaatctaagcagaaattgtcattctaagttcggggacgaactttcaataagtaggggagattgtaacacccctagaaagcctagataagaaagtaaggataatgagagtatgaaggtagtgaaaagaaggtgtaaatattataagttgaatattaagatgggaaggatttagatgattaaaactttatgaaagaaaataaagttgagaatataaatcatctatatttataatacatggaattaatgtaaacaaaaggaaggaatatgagataatatatatgtgtatgaaatatttatgcataatgcataatatggtgatatatgaattattatgtacaaaagaatatcaataatatgttagaagagaaataagattgaaccttggacctcttgtaaggaacatgtataggatatcaaaggggataggagaattattgataaggagagaaaggactaagtagttaagaataagaaaggattctttttacttaaaaggaaaaggaagtaaaaagaagtaaaaatatacataaccaagttttgatccttggttctcttgtggatgtatgcatatgttaaccaagtgtgataggagaggatattataagaggagagataggaattttaattaaaggaaagaaaagagagaaattaaaggaaagaaaagagagaactcaagaagcatttctctagaatattcttatcattaaagaggagaaataaataaggaggctgaatcaagtcaagttttcctccctcattttagtataaataggcatggagggtggcttcatcctcaactcactctcctcctcttctcctagaggtgccgagacactccctctttctttcttttttttgttgccgagcaacacaagaggaagaagcctcctcttcttcctcctcctctccaccaaaagacctagccacttcttcctccattggtgccgagcaaagcaagcaaggaagaaaggtccacaagcaagttctcaactctaggaaacttaagcaaagaaggtaagcttcccctcacctgtggtacaaggcttttatgtgattttcggatttataaggattagaaaacctaggaaagaatttaataaaattcggctaaagaaaaggttttcaaatctaggatgatttaaacaagacctcatttcatgataagattttctatgctatgtagaaggattcttttccatgattttatactgatatgatgtatgatcagaggagtatctaaccctaggatttcaaccaaaaatattttaaagaggttaggaagattattgtctaaccaaactagtgcaaggttccttctatgaaatgctaaggacctttctatggatttcttgcttggaaattaattggaaccaaaagaaaactcacttgtatgtttcggaccagaaaggttaagggttaggaagaccttcaaaatttaaataaacatgctcatatgataggatataaagtttctcaaaggatttcctattgctagaaactcatgaactctttttagggtttttcggccatgataaaagggatagcttagattagcctaaacaaaaatattaatatgctcaagacctctgtgatattatgatatgaaagttgattaatgctctcatgtttaattggaatgtagaaaattggttacatgatataagacatgtaagatcacaagagtcctaacttgtttatgatccaattttgtgtatgatgttcttagtaacttttgccatgatatttacttaggctttctatgctttaggccacttaagaaacctagcttaaggactggtaggtttcggccatgaaggaaaaaaaaagaaaaaaaaaagaaagaaacctaggaaatgctatacataatgagaagaaatgaaattatgttatgtaatatgccatgatatgttataggaaatgctatacataatgagaagaaatgaaattatgttatgtaatatgctaggatatgttatagcataggaaatactatacataatgagaagaaatgaaattatgttatgtaacatgccatgatatgttatagcataggaaatgctatacataatgagaagaaatgaaattatgttacgtaacatgccatgatatgttatagcataggaaatgctatacataatgagaagaaatgaaattatgttacgtaacatgccatgatatgttatagcataggaaatgctatacataatgagaagaaatgaaattatattatgtaatatgccatgatatgttatagcataggaaatgctatatataatgagaagaaatgaaattatattatgtaatatgccatgatatgttatagcataggaaatgctatacataatgaaaagaaatgaaaaaggaaatgcatgaaagattgttagggacatgatatgatagttatgcatgataagttatttttgtatggtttgtaccaagggtgggctccgtaaatgccccggggtcgatggagtaagactcggacctcgtcagtaatgggcttctgagtgccctaggtcgatggagtaagactcgggcctcgtcagtaatgggcctctgaatgccctaggtcgatggagtaagactcgggcctagtatgtatgcatggtagggttcaagacttgctaccttggacctacctatgaagcgcgcgcattatgtatgtggtacaaaccgggatcccctctaatgatgatattaatttcaagtacttataagtataagttttcaaattcatgatgcattgcctacatatgtgcttgaattatctgatgattagatataatgtcatgtgatattatgatatgaatatgaatatgatacccttgtatgtcgtatgcttatgatacctcgcatgatattgatatgcaatgatatgaattcggttttagtgagtaggaaaggaacttactgagccatgagtgctcatagcttactttccttgtaccgcagatatgggggacggatattcggaacgacggagcagcaggaggagcagatagtgatgtgtgtggtggtggctcggcaagaacgattcggacaaattaatatttttagttatatgatcaatatatgcacattcgaactaatcagaatatgtgatatcatgcttatttaaataaaaggaatgatttaaaattttccgctgttatagtataagtAAAGCATGTacataagtagtataagatcgtagcgccgcccttgggtaagaagggtgggcgttacatcatagatatagagatatcaagctgacacatgggtatacattggagaatgtatactgaatgacccgctatgagaaagtatcatggatcgttatatgagtgtcatatactttctcatgtgactattagtatgactattagtccttagacctgaagtcaccatggatccctacataaggagttatgtactttggtttcgtcaaacgtcacccgtaacagggtggactataaaggcgattactaggtatgtaacaaattatgcagagggatgtgagtgatgtagatgggatctatccctcccatatgacgggagcgacatcaatattcttgatagagttagaccacgaagtgcatggccatgcccaaatgagtcaacattagatgttgagctcatttgatcgagtgagtctacttggagttcaagattcagattgattagaggatgacacggtctatgcctcatattgatcaatctagatgtctaggatagaaggacaatgacatattttgtgaggagtcacaattggtagtcacaaggtgatgtcggatctcgacattcttgtaacttgggtagtaatgatgtgttgctagataccgctcattacttatgctcctaaatgggtttagggcattgccaacgttacaagaacctatagggtcacacactaaggacaattagatggagatttggttcatatgatgaactaagaggattagattcatttgatgaatcatattggattaagagtaatccaaattgggctaattgagttggactcaagttgattcatgtattcaatgagtctaatttagattatgactcattaaatcaacttaatttaatgaattagattcagtatattaagttggcttgaatcatatggttggattagatcaaccatgagagagatttgatcaagtttgacttgatttgagaggaagagaaaaagtcatgtttgacttgactttttgccacatcactagtgagttggcaagatgtggaccaataggattgctccacatcatcaatgtgtgccacctcatggaggttacaagcctccatagcatttaatgtggccgacccacattaaatgaggaggttacacttgttgccatgtcatttagtgaggtggcaagatgtggaccaatagtgttgattcacatcatcctagagtgccacctcatgggggttacaactcttaatggtctccacattaattggaattaatgtgggggttacacctcctagagtggccggccacttgatggctaagggattgtttgaatttcctctcattgattttgattcactcttcttctcccttgggtgctctctcttctccttctcccattccttggccgaacactccattggtgctagcacaccttgtgttttggtcatctccttctacttgtgtccgtgtggatacatatagaggttgtctactttgacaactagagatccgacgacatcttggacaagcgggaacgcgaagggctttgctacaagggtaatgatcttaactttagtgtagatctaaagtttttacaaactcgtacaagaaaaaggtttttcgataattttggtttatgaatctttgcacgagatccatggctttgggtgactcggggtttccgcgacgcgaaaaagcgattttcgcggcccgaagaacccaacactaaTTGCATCACCTTCTTTTCTAACTAATTAACGGCAGGTTTACGCTTTCATATCCACCCTTTTTTATCGGAAGTAAGTCGATACTTCCAAATCCCTTTGCAATAGTTCGTTCCAAATGCTTTCCGATACATGTGTGGAATGTTCATGTTGTTCCGCCTATTTGACATCTCTCCTTCTCTCCGTAatctttttctcttctcctatCCCAAGAAATCAGAACTCGGGGCATTTCTTTTCCAGTCTCGACCAAAGGTGGTCTTCTTTGAGGACATGTCATCTTCGAACAAAGGTTGAAAATCTAATTTCTTTTTTCATGGAAATGCCAGAATCGGCTACCTGGCCTACCAGGTAGTAATcctcctttcctcctcttccagACCCTGGCCAATTTAAACGAGATCCAATTTTTATTtcctatctttcaaaatttaataatcAACGTTTCAAAATTCATAGGTGGTTACATGAAGGTTTCCTATATCTATTTATCTTAAACCCTATCCATAAGAAACTACCCAGTTCTTTTGGTAAGTTTTGGTAAATCATCCCTTACATTATTGCTAATTAAGGTGTTTTTTGTTTTGTGCAGTGGATGCCATTTTAAAATCCCTAGTTGATGTAGTAATTGACCTGACCGTAGAAAAGATTCACTCAAAGGAGCAAGAATTGCTAGCTGAACGAGGTTTACCCTTGACTGCCCCTTCAGGCGAGGCTTCTGGACATCACATAACTGCATCCATTGAGGTAACCACTTTTGCAGAATTACCTCCTGATGCGCTTCCAATGTCAAAGGATCATCTGATAGAGAAGGATATCTCCCTAAAGAAAAAATGCAAAGGGCGAAAGATTACCCTTGCCCCTCCTCCCAAGAGGTTTGTGGTCCTCACGGAGACACCTTCTCAACCATTGTCTTCTACCCAGGAAGACTCTGCCCCGGAGGATAGACAAGAGTAATCTCCCGAGCAAACGCTATCTGCTCTTTATCTGGCCCTCTCTACCCTTGGTCTCGTTCAAGCTCGAGAGGATGTTTCTTTACCAGGTAGTTCTTCAGGCCCCAGCTTCTCTGTGTCTCATCATGAAAAGACCACCACTGCTACCCCAGAGTGGCTTCATCAATCAtcaattattttttctttaatctCTGCCCAAGCTCTGATCTCTTTAACATCCACCCCTTCTCCTACCCTTTCGGTATTATTACGGGATGGTTTAATAGGTGCTTGGGAGGATGTAAAAAACTAGCTCAGTGAGTTTACTCCTATAAAACTAGCAGACGAGTTCTCCTATGAGAAGACTaaggtaatataattttaattgactGTCTTGTACCCATTTTGGATGTCCATAACTATGTTTCTCCCACTTTTAGCATTGGCAATTAGTACGAGGCCGCTCAACAATTGTACGACCTGGCTCGGGAAAACGAGTTACTAAAGCAACGAGTTATTGAGTCAGTTTCCATGCGTACTTTTGAGTGGATAAAGGAGCTAAATGCCCAACTACAAGAAGCTCAAAAGCTAGCTAAAATCGAAAAAGAGTAGGCCATCCAATGGAAGACTGCCCTGGATACTTTTAAAGCTTAACTTCAATCAAAAACAAGTTTTCGAGTAGAAATACAAAAGAAGCTCGACGAACAAATGACAGAGAATATACAATTGTCCGTTCAAATACAAGAATTGAAGGCGACACACACTGTTGAACTAATTGCCAAAGAATTCGAATTGGTGGCTCAAAATGCTGAATGGGATTCTATGCTACCAGATATGATGATTGCTCAGATTGAATCAATAATAGTCCGATCAGAGTTGGCAGTCTATCAAGCGGGAGAGGACGAACAATTTGAAGCAAAGAAAAAAGATTTCTTTCTAACATGTGACTTCAACGTCTCTATCGCTGACTCCATTACTAAAGCCCTCTTTCTTGGAGCGGAATGCGCGATGAAGCAATTAAAATAAAATGGATATCTAACCTCCGATCCTCTTGACAATTTTTTGGACCACAAAAAGATAACTCGTAGTACACCTCCCGATTTGTTTCTAAACTTATTGTGATCTATCTTGTTCTCCTTTATTTGTCTTATTCAATGAATTGGATATTAGTTTATGCTGTTGGGTTGAACCTATCAGAtgtcttttctttaaaatttgaTTGTAAAAGTATTTATGGTGTTACTTAACACATGTACACTACATTAAGGATAATCTAAATCCATCCAGACGAGAATCCGGACCGGGCAGGGCAAGAATGCTTAAGGCCGACCATCTAGGTCAGCCAAGCTATAGCGCCTAACGCTAATTCACCTAAGGACATCAATCTTTATGACTGGTCATAATTAAAACTTGTTCCAGTTTATTTTTGACTGGGCTTACACTTGCTCGTACCTTAAGTTTTATGATAATATAAACTGCAACCCATATTGTTTACTCCAAACTAATCAAAATTGAACCCGCTCGGTACAACTTTGGTTGAGTAAACAATCAATCTCGTACAAATCTATTCGAGCTTCTGTTAGTATTAACCCTAAgagctaattatgagatgattagacttattgggttattggttTAATGATTAATCtgatataataatccaacccattaagaagaaaacaaagagaCGTTTAATCCAAATTAGagtcattgagttagactcaattgaatctaattattgaattgagtttaattcGAATTAGATTCATGAAATCAATTTAGATTCATATTCAtggagtcaattgggattgataaGGTTCAATGAGTGAGACTCgttgggtgaacttgaattcaacaAGGAAGATAAAAGGTCAATTCAAAAATGACCATTGACTCATGAagaattcaaatattaatttgaattaaagaaggaagaccaaaagaCTTTTCATGAAAGATGATTAAGATCAATTctagaaggaagatcaaaagatACATGACCtttggtattcattggatgaatataaataggtttttgattAGATTTTTCATTAGAGATGAAATATGAGACCCTTGATCTTCctatccttcttcctcctcttcttcctcttagtCGATCCTTCCTCATGGCCGAACCACTCttgcttgctagcacaagaaggtggttcttctccgaagacGTGTTCGTGTGATGAACGAAAcgtattcgtgtggataccatagaggcgcaaccacttgatcgtgctgagatctgcatctaaagaaatgttgcttctgggattgtgaagggcacgcaacaaaggtatatatAACATCCAAGGTCTCCTAACGTAAATCgctagatttatttaattaaatgggttattcattttaatttgaataaatgatggctaaataaatactaaaagatTTTATAATTTAGAAATAGATAAATACAAAGAAAAAAAGGAGGTTATGGATATAAAGAAAAAAGTAAtcacaataaatagaaaaacaaaataaaatacatgGGATTTCTGAGTCTAGATAAGGTTAAAGTAAAAGCCCTAGCCTGGGAGGAGAGAAAATAGCATCACCGTGGTCTCCCTTACTGAAGCACAGTACAAAGGAAAACGTGAGGTTCTTGAGGGAGGAGGTTCGGCTAAAGGCTCCTTGCTCATGTTGCTCATCTCCTCATGCTAAGGATAGATTTTTAAGCGTCTTACACGCGAAAGGAACGTCCTTAAACCTTTCTTTGCGACATTCAAATCATGATATGGATGCTACTGTAGGTATTCTTGGTAAATATTGAGGATTACGTTTCCAATTGTtggattattttattttgttattagGAGGAAACTTGCAGGTTTCTTGAGTATTTTCTTGGATTTACTAGTAAGCTACTACAAGTGTGTTCGAATAAATAGAGAGGATCACATTTTCAATTATTTGATTACTTTTACCAAAAGTGAACTAGTAGGTTCTTGAGGTTTCCTGGATTTGCTAGATGAATCATGATGCCTGGTGAATGCGAGGGGCAGGGGCTGCCATAAGGATGGTGTTAGGAGGATGTATAGTGGTTCTAAGAGGATTAGGCATGAGGATGGGTTCTGGAAAGGAAGGGAAAAAGGTGTTGGGCATCAGTTAGTTTTGGGGGCATCTCGAGCTCATACTTGGGAAGGTTTTAGATAAAAATGTCTTTTTGTGAGATTAATAAAAGCTTGCAGGAACTTATATTAATGCTGATGTTAAAATGCATGCTGGATTTAGGGTAAATGATGAAAATATTAgtcaaatataaaaatatattaaatgagTAACTATGACCAAATAATGATTAATAGGAATACTGTGAGGGCCAAGGTCCTAGAGGGACTCCGTTTACGGGACAAGGTCCCAGAGGGACCCCGTTTACGGGACAAGGCCCCAGAGGGACCCCAATATCAGATTCCTATATTCGGCCACGACCCAGTGACAGGAGTTACTGACGCCCCGCCGTCAAGTACCATGGTTTAGAGATTGATCAATCCAACAAAGGATAAAGGATAAATGATGAAGGCTAGTCACTTCTAATGATTGAACTTCACCCAAAAAGGATTTATAGTAAATGCTGTAGGCTATCTAAATGATATGATGGTTTTAATGTTACATAGAAATGATATATGATGCTCAAGAATTTAAATGGTTTGTGGAAATGAATATGTTCatgattttctttttatcccgGATGCATGTGCCTATTTATATAATATGTGATAGGTTGGGACGTGTTGAGTCGTTAGACTCACTAGGTTTGAATGGATGCAGGTGATGAAAACGAGGAGGCTGGAGGCATTGGTACTTGATCGGACCAGGTTGGCAGTACACACCTGAAGACCTTGCAGCTTCTGTGAATAAGTCAATcatcaataataataatgacaATCATAAGTGTTATGTGATCCATGCTTTGAgagttttgagaaaaaaaaaacattgtttGAATGATTAGTTATATTTTGCTTTGAGATGTTTGGGTTAGTACGTTGTTTGCTTTGGGAAGAACTTTATTGGGTTTTGAATGTTGGTGGTACATGTGTACTCACGTGGTTTAActattaataaagtgcatgactGCAATTATTCTTATGGGGACATGTGTACGGGCCAGGAGGTGGAAAAAAAAGAGGTGTATATATAATTCTAGCATAATTTAAAGGCTAAGTAGACGTTAGGGTCGtttcaattagtatcagagcaaggatctTGTAAGGGATATGTCTACTGCTAGTTCTGGAAAGCTCAGGATGCCAAGCCTCAAGTCTGTGAGTttactgttttaaattttatatgttAAACTTAAATGCTTTTATGTTACCAAAATTAGGAGGTTATGCTTTTAAATATAAATGCATGTGTGTTGATATCTACAGATATGCCACCGAGACGTTATGCTCCCCAATCCCCAGCTCCACTCCCAGATGCTGCTATTCGTATACTAGAAGGAATGACTCTACTCCTACAGCAGCATGCGGGTAGCGTTAATAGGGGACAATAGGATGACGTATATGTGCAGTTCAGGAGGATGAATCCTAAAGACTTTGCTAGGACTACTGACCCATTTGTTGCTGAAGTATGTATTCGATCTTTAGAAGTAATCTTCCGATACATGAACATGGCTGACACTGACAGGGTTCGATGTGCCATCTATCTGCTGAAGGATGATGCTTCCCTATGTTGGGAGGGAGCTGAAAGAGGGGTTAATCTAAATACCTTGACCTGGGAGGAGTTCAAGAGGATCTTCTACGAGAAGTACTTCACTGTGGATGTGAGATCGAGGCTGAAGAGGGAATTCATAAGTCTTCGACAGGGAGACCTGTCCGTCGCTGAGTTCGTCAAGAAGTTCGATAGGGGATGCCATTTTGCACCCTTGATTGCAAATAATGCTACTGAAAAATTGAGGCATTTTCTAGATGGTCTCAGGCCTACCATCCGCCGGGACGTTCTACTGGCAGACCCGACTGAATATAATGATCGGTCACTAGAGTCTATAGAGCCGAGCAGTCCTTGAAAGATATTGAATGGGAGATACAGAGGAAAAGACCCCCTACACAGCAGCAACAACATCTGAATAAGAAGGCGCATACAGGACCATAAAAGGATAGGGACAGCAGAAGTCTCAAGGGCAGTCGAAACCTCAATCACAGAAAGTAGCTACCCCAAAGACGGATGAGAAACCAGTGTGCAAGGAATGCAACCGCCAGCACTATGGCATGTGCCTGTGGGGCACCTACAAGTGCTTCAAATGCGGAGGCGATGGGCACAAAGCTAAGGAGTGCCCAAAGCTGCGAGAACCCGTGACTAGTCGAGCATTTGTGATGCATGCCGAGGAGGCAAAGCCAGACGCTACACTTATCACAGGTATCCTAATTGCATGAAATGTTAAGTATGGAATGCTAGGATAAATTGAGGTGATTTGAACTTGATGATTTAGAATTTTGCATGTCTCGAATTTTGTATGACCTAGGATAAAATTTCTAAACAAAAACTTACGGACAGAAGTAGGAAAACAAGAACAGGGGGACTATGATACACTAAACCTGAGATTGTTTGGTAGTCTTTGGAAACTATAGGactatttaacaaaaaaaaaacttagggacTGGTCTGTAAATTTTGGGGAGTTTATGTACTGTTTACATTTTTAAGGGACTAGATtgtaatttttgaaaatgttagGCTTGACTAGATATGATGGTATTATGGCCGCAGGTAGAATATTTTATAGCAGGTGTAGCCACCTATGCCTTGCTAGATTCTGGAGCTACACACTCATTTATATCTGAAGCCTTTGTGAAGCGACTAGGAATCTTACCAGAAGACATAGAACAGGGATTCAGAGTCACAGTGCCTTCTGGTGAGCAGATGTTGTCTACCAGGATGGTGAAGGACATGGAGCTTAGGATGCAAGAGAATGCAGTTCGGGCAAATCTCATTGTGTTGTGGATGCCTAAATTCGACATTATTTTGGGAATGGACTGGTTATCACAAAATGGAGCTTCGATTGATTTTTGGTAGAGATCAGTGTCTATCAAACCACCTAGTGGGAAGTTGTTTGTATTCGAGGCTGCCGGGAATAGACCGATGCCACACATCATTTCTTGTATCCGTGCGAGGAAGCTTATGAGAAGAGGCTGCCAAGGGTTTCTAGCTAGTCTTGTTTCAGTGCCGGATGCTGTCAGCCAAAGGATTGAAAATGTAGAAGTTGTCAAAGATTTTCCTAGTGTATTTCCTGAGGTTGTGTGTGACATTCCTCTAGAGAGAGAGGTGGAATTTTCTATTGAGCTAATGCCGGATACGATGCCCATCTCTAAGGCATCGTATCGTCTGGCGCCCACATAAATGAAAGAGTTGAAATATCAGATTCATGAGTTGCTAGATAAAGGATTCATTCGCCCGAGTTTTTCCCCATGGGGTGCACC contains:
- the LOC121994720 gene encoding uncharacterized protein LOC121994720 — protein: MSTASSGKLRMPSLKSICHRDVMLPNPQLHSQMLLFFRRMNPKDFARTTDPFVAEVCIRSLEVIFRYMNMADTDRVRCAIYLLKDDASLCWEGAERGVNLNTLTWEEFKRIFYEKYFTVDVRSRLKREFISLRQGDLSVAEFVKKFDRGCHFAPLIANNATEKLRHFLDGLRPTIRRDVLLADPTEYNDRSLESIEPSSP